A region of uncultured Anaeromusa sp. DNA encodes the following proteins:
- a CDS encoding response regulator transcription factor: MNTIILADDHRLIRSGLKAMLQKDPSLQLVGEAADGLEAIELVRELHPDLIILDISMPALDGLSCIEHIRSASPQTRILLLTMHEDEQYIRLGFRLGAQGFLTKNAVDKEFFDAVHTVLSGSRYLSPQDSQRLLRTLGEDTAAADRPEDLLSTRELEVLRYIVHGYAITEIAPKLTLSAKTVETYKTRVMEKLGATRKSELVNYALKHGLMGTLQER; the protein is encoded by the coding sequence ATGAATACCATTATTTTGGCCGACGATCACCGTCTAATCCGCTCTGGACTCAAAGCCATGCTACAAAAAGATCCATCATTACAGCTTGTTGGCGAAGCCGCCGACGGCCTCGAAGCCATCGAGCTGGTGCGAGAATTACATCCAGACTTGATTATTCTGGATATTTCCATGCCCGCCTTAGACGGCCTTTCCTGCATTGAGCATATCCGTAGCGCCTCGCCGCAAACACGCATCCTGCTTTTAACCATGCATGAAGATGAACAATATATTCGCTTAGGCTTCCGCCTAGGCGCGCAAGGTTTTTTAACCAAGAACGCCGTAGACAAAGAATTTTTCGACGCGGTACATACGGTTTTATCTGGCAGCCGTTACTTATCTCCTCAAGATTCACAGCGCCTGCTGCGCACCTTGGGGGAAGACACGGCCGCAGCAGACCGGCCTGAAGACCTCCTCAGCACCCGCGAACTGGAAGTACTGCGCTATATCGTTCACGGCTACGCCATCACCGAAATCGCCCCGAAACTCACCCTCAGCGCCAAAACCGTCGAAACCTATAAAACGAGAGTGATGGAAAAGCTCGGAGCCACACGTAAAAGCGAGCTGGTTAACTACGCCCTCAAGCATGGCCTCATGGGAACGCTGCAGGAAAGATAA
- the phnD gene encoding phosphate/phosphite/phosphonate ABC transporter substrate-binding protein: MSFPLRILLLLLCCLTLSACSPNASPDVDFRQTQPLGVPDKLHTSDKTLRIAVISSLSPAETAAHFRRIADYLSQATGRQAVLIPRRNYLEVSVLLRNGGTDLAFFPAGAFGAYPSLDDMHVIAAQERMGSSLYNAVILVHRDSPYQTLSDLKGSTVAFSDPMSYSGYVYLARRLQELDQTPESFFSHSVYTYGHEKSLHAVANRSVQCASVSTLAYNHARQNYPEVADAVRIIETSPAMGTGPVVVRRSMPPEERQQLQELFLHLHEQPELKEALKGLLIDRFVPPSEEWYSSFRQAFGRREALP, from the coding sequence GTGTCTTTCCCCTTACGTATTTTATTGTTGCTGCTTTGCTGCCTAACGCTCTCCGCCTGCAGTCCCAATGCCTCTCCAGACGTAGATTTTCGTCAAACCCAGCCGTTGGGAGTGCCAGACAAACTACACACCAGCGATAAAACTCTGCGCATCGCCGTCATCTCCAGCCTCTCTCCCGCCGAAACGGCGGCGCATTTTCGGCGCATCGCAGACTACCTCAGCCAAGCCACCGGACGCCAAGCCGTGCTGATCCCCAGACGCAACTATCTGGAGGTATCGGTCTTGCTGCGCAATGGCGGCACAGACCTGGCCTTTTTCCCGGCAGGCGCCTTTGGCGCATACCCATCTCTAGATGATATGCACGTCATCGCCGCGCAAGAACGTATGGGCAGCTCTCTTTATAACGCCGTCATCTTGGTACACCGAGACAGCCCCTACCAAACGCTAAGCGACTTAAAAGGAAGCACTGTCGCCTTTTCCGATCCGATGAGCTACTCCGGCTATGTCTATCTGGCCAGACGCTTGCAGGAACTCGACCAAACGCCGGAAAGCTTTTTTTCTCACTCAGTTTATACGTACGGCCATGAAAAATCGCTCCATGCTGTCGCCAACCGCTCGGTTCAATGCGCATCCGTCTCCACCCTGGCCTATAACCATGCCAGGCAGAATTACCCCGAAGTCGCCGATGCGGTACGCATCATTGAAACCTCTCCTGCCATGGGCACAGGGCCGGTAGTTGTCCGGCGCAGCATGCCACCGGAAGAACGCCAGCAATTGCAGGAGCTTTTCCTCCATTTACACGAACAGCCCGAACTAAAGGAAGCCCTCAAAGGCCTTCTTATTGACCGCTTTGTCCCGCCCAGCGAAGAATGGTACAGCAGCTTCCGCCAGGCCTTCGGCCGCCGCGAGGCTCTGCCATGA
- a CDS encoding ribonuclease J, with amino-acid sequence MRSSKPKGKLLVIPLGGLGEIGKNMTVFQYGDDIVILDAGLAFPEDDMLGIDLVIPDMSYLFENRDKVRGVVLTHGHEDHIGALSYLLREINVPVYGSRLALGLVEGRLKENRVGKYNLVPTNPGDELTLGVFKIGFIQGSHSIPDACGIYFKTPAGTVVHTGDFKIDQTPVDNKLIDIHKFAELGNQGVLLLMSDSTNAERPGYTASERTVTAALDIQFRAAKNRIIMASFASNVLRVGQAIQTAAKYGRKVVVMGRSMVNVVAISTELGYLDIPEGVLIEPEEMKNYRDDQLLILTTGSQGEPMAGLSRMASGTHRNVAVVPGDTVIISATPIPGNEKSVSRTIDSLLRLGAHVVYERSSGIHVSGHASREELKLMLNLVRPKYFIPVHGEYRMLRQHGALAEEMGVPSENVFYGENGHVFEFTRKAARMAGKVKAGRVFIDGLGVGDVGNIVIRDRQQLANDGVIIVVVTLDKQRNVLLSGPDLVSRGFVYVRDAGGLMNEAQQKVRQALDRCSERNLSDWSSIKVQVKETLGKFLMEKTGRRPMILPIIMEV; translated from the coding sequence GTGAGATCATCAAAACCAAAAGGAAAATTGCTGGTCATTCCCTTGGGCGGCCTGGGGGAAATCGGCAAGAACATGACGGTGTTTCAGTACGGAGATGACATCGTGATTCTGGATGCAGGCCTGGCGTTCCCGGAAGATGATATGCTGGGCATTGATTTGGTCATTCCGGATATGTCGTATCTGTTTGAAAACCGAGACAAGGTGCGCGGCGTTGTTTTGACGCATGGTCATGAGGACCATATTGGTGCGTTGTCCTATTTGTTGCGGGAGATTAATGTTCCCGTATACGGCAGTCGTTTGGCCTTGGGCCTTGTAGAAGGACGTCTGAAAGAAAATCGCGTTGGCAAGTACAATCTGGTGCCCACGAATCCAGGGGATGAGTTGACGTTGGGTGTCTTTAAGATCGGCTTTATTCAAGGCAGTCACTCGATTCCTGATGCCTGTGGCATTTACTTCAAGACGCCGGCGGGAACGGTAGTGCATACAGGAGACTTCAAGATTGACCAGACTCCTGTGGATAACAAGCTCATTGATATTCATAAATTTGCCGAATTGGGCAATCAAGGTGTGTTGCTTCTGATGTCGGACAGCACCAATGCAGAACGCCCCGGCTATACCGCGTCAGAGCGGACGGTAACGGCAGCGTTAGACATACAGTTTCGGGCGGCGAAAAACCGTATTATTATGGCCAGCTTTGCTTCCAATGTGCTGCGTGTTGGCCAAGCGATTCAGACGGCGGCTAAATATGGCCGCAAGGTGGTAGTAATGGGTCGCAGCATGGTGAATGTGGTTGCGATTTCTACGGAATTGGGATATCTGGATATTCCCGAGGGTGTATTGATTGAACCTGAAGAGATGAAAAACTACCGCGACGATCAATTGCTCATTTTGACTACCGGCAGCCAGGGCGAACCGATGGCGGGCTTGAGCCGCATGGCTTCGGGTACCCATCGCAATGTGGCTGTTGTGCCTGGCGATACGGTAATTATTTCCGCTACGCCTATTCCGGGGAATGAGAAATCCGTTTCTCGCACCATTGACAGCCTGCTTCGTCTAGGCGCTCATGTAGTGTATGAGCGGTCTTCAGGCATTCACGTATCTGGCCATGCCAGCCGGGAAGAGCTGAAATTGATGCTGAATTTGGTGCGTCCGAAGTATTTCATTCCCGTTCATGGCGAGTACCGTATGCTGCGGCAGCACGGCGCACTGGCGGAAGAAATGGGCGTACCGTCGGAAAACGTTTTTTACGGTGAAAACGGTCATGTTTTTGAATTTACGCGCAAAGCAGCGCGCATGGCTGGCAAGGTGAAAGCGGGACGCGTCTTTATTGACGGCTTAGGCGTGGGCGATGTGGGCAACATTGTTATTCGGGATCGGCAGCAGCTGGCGAACGACGGGGTCATCATCGTCGTCGTTACACTGGACAAGCAGCGGAACGTACTGTTGTCTGGGCCGGACTTGGTATCGCGCGGTTTTGTCTATGTGCGCGACGCTGGCGGTCTGATGAACGAGGCGCAGCAAAAAGTGCGTCAGGCGCTGGATCGTTGCTCGGAGCGCAATTTGAGTGACTGGTCTTCCATCAAGGTTCAAGTCAAGGAAACCCTGGGCAAGTTCCTGATGGAAAAAACCGGCCGTCGGCCGATGATTCTGCCAATTATCATGGAAGTATAA
- a CDS encoding MFS transporter: protein MFSFLKPRAATQTVAAADVERTYKVYRIQALLGVFFGYMAYYIVRNNFALSTPYLKAQLHLSATEIGMLSSYMLIAYGISKGIMSSLADKADPKRYMALGLLMCAAVNLTMGFSTAFWMFAGLVVLNGMFQGMGVGPSFITIANWFPRRERGIVGAVWNISHNVGGGIVAPIVGVAFSLVGGPENWQAASYQVPALVAVFFAIVVLLLCKGSPASEGLPSLAEMRPEQANPAELRKSNAQAPEDMTAFQIFCQYVLKNKNAWFVSLVDTFVYMVRFGMISWLPIYLLEVKHFSKTEMAIAFLFFEWAAIPSTLFAGYLSDKFFKGYRMPPAIIAMCLIFFCVIGYWQSTTLFWTTVFAAIVGCLIYIPQFLASVQTMEIVPSFAVGSAVGLRGFMSYICGASLGTSLFGFMVDRVGWDGGFYVLLTGVVCCVFFCVLTHRGAQKLAKEREELQRAAS from the coding sequence ATGTTTTCATTCTTGAAGCCAAGAGCCGCGACACAGACGGTGGCGGCGGCTGATGTGGAGCGCACGTACAAAGTTTACCGGATTCAAGCTCTTTTAGGCGTGTTTTTTGGCTATATGGCGTATTACATTGTGCGGAATAATTTTGCTCTTTCTACTCCCTATCTTAAAGCGCAGCTGCATCTGAGCGCAACCGAAATAGGCATGCTCAGCAGTTATATGCTGATTGCCTACGGCATCAGCAAGGGTATTATGAGCAGCCTCGCGGACAAGGCTGACCCGAAACGCTATATGGCGTTGGGGCTTTTGATGTGTGCGGCGGTCAACTTGACCATGGGCTTTTCGACGGCGTTTTGGATGTTTGCAGGCTTAGTAGTATTGAACGGCATGTTTCAGGGGATGGGCGTAGGCCCGAGCTTTATTACGATTGCCAATTGGTTTCCTCGGCGGGAACGCGGCATTGTGGGGGCGGTCTGGAATATTTCCCACAACGTAGGCGGCGGTATTGTGGCGCCGATTGTCGGCGTGGCTTTTTCACTTGTAGGCGGTCCAGAAAACTGGCAGGCGGCGAGTTATCAGGTTCCTGCGCTTGTGGCTGTTTTCTTCGCCATTGTGGTGCTCCTTTTATGCAAAGGATCGCCGGCCAGCGAAGGATTACCGTCTTTGGCGGAAATGAGGCCAGAACAGGCAAATCCGGCGGAGTTGCGGAAAAGCAATGCCCAGGCGCCGGAAGACATGACCGCTTTTCAGATTTTTTGTCAGTATGTACTGAAAAACAAAAATGCCTGGTTCGTATCATTAGTGGATACTTTCGTTTATATGGTTCGTTTTGGTATGATCAGTTGGCTGCCTATTTATCTGTTGGAAGTAAAGCATTTCAGCAAAACGGAAATGGCGATTGCTTTTCTGTTCTTTGAATGGGCTGCCATTCCGTCGACTCTTTTTGCAGGGTACCTGTCGGACAAGTTTTTTAAAGGCTATCGGATGCCGCCGGCCATTATCGCCATGTGTTTAATCTTTTTCTGCGTCATCGGCTATTGGCAGAGCACGACGCTGTTCTGGACTACGGTCTTTGCGGCTATTGTAGGCTGCTTGATCTATATTCCGCAGTTTTTAGCGTCGGTACAAACGATGGAAATTGTTCCTTCCTTTGCGGTTGGTTCGGCTGTAGGACTGCGCGGGTTTATGAGCTATATTTGCGGCGCCTCCTTGGGCACCAGTTTGTTTGGTTTCATGGTGGACCGAGTGGGTTGGGATGGCGGCTTTTACGTACTCCTGACAGGGGTGGTTTGCTGCGTATTCTTCTGCGTTCTAACGCATCGAGGTGCGCAAAAATTGGCTAAGGAACGAGAAGAGCTGCAGCGTGCGGCGAGCTGA
- the tyrS gene encoding tyrosine--tRNA ligase yields the protein MSVLDVLKERGYVQQMTHEAEIAELLEKEKITFYIGFDPTADSLHVGHFLGMMVMAHMQRAGHRPICLIGGGTAMVGDPSGKTDMRKMMTPETIEQNGECFKKQMARFIDFSEDKAVMANNADWLMQLNYVGFLREIGAHFSVNRMLTAECFKQRLEKGLSFLEFNYMIMQGYDFLELNRRYGCVMQMGGDDQWSNILAGADLIRRKESKAAFGLTFTLLTKSDGKKMGKTEKGALWLDAEKTSPYEFYQYWRNVDDADVEKCLSLLTFLPMEEVRRLGALKDQAINEAKKVLAFEVTKLVHGEGEATKAKEAAEALFGGSGALDNAPTVTIAQAQLGGKIIDIMAEGGIVASKSEGRRLVQQGGLLLGEAKVTDLDTVLTAQDFTDGSVLLRKGKKSYFRLVLE from the coding sequence ATGAGTGTATTAGATGTCTTGAAGGAACGCGGCTATGTGCAGCAAATGACCCATGAGGCGGAAATCGCCGAGCTGCTGGAAAAGGAAAAGATCACGTTTTACATCGGCTTTGACCCGACTGCAGATAGTTTGCATGTGGGGCATTTCTTGGGCATGATGGTTATGGCGCATATGCAGCGCGCCGGGCACCGTCCCATTTGCCTGATTGGCGGCGGTACGGCGATGGTGGGCGATCCGTCGGGGAAGACGGATATGCGCAAAATGATGACGCCGGAAACTATTGAACAAAACGGCGAGTGCTTTAAAAAGCAGATGGCTCGCTTTATTGATTTCAGCGAGGACAAAGCGGTGATGGCCAATAATGCGGATTGGTTGATGCAGCTGAATTATGTCGGCTTTCTGCGGGAAATCGGCGCGCATTTTTCCGTTAACCGCATGTTGACAGCGGAGTGCTTCAAGCAGCGTCTGGAAAAAGGTCTGTCTTTCTTGGAGTTCAACTACATGATCATGCAGGGCTACGACTTTTTGGAACTGAACCGTCGTTATGGTTGCGTTATGCAGATGGGCGGCGATGATCAATGGTCGAACATTCTTGCTGGCGCTGATCTCATTCGACGCAAGGAAAGCAAGGCGGCTTTCGGTCTGACATTTACGTTGCTCACCAAGAGCGACGGCAAAAAAATGGGCAAAACCGAGAAAGGCGCTCTCTGGCTGGATGCGGAGAAAACGTCTCCGTACGAGTTCTATCAATACTGGCGCAATGTGGATGACGCTGATGTGGAAAAATGCCTGTCTCTTCTGACTTTCCTGCCGATGGAAGAAGTACGTCGCCTGGGCGCGCTCAAAGATCAGGCCATCAACGAAGCCAAGAAAGTGCTGGCTTTTGAAGTAACGAAGCTGGTGCATGGCGAAGGTGAGGCTACTAAAGCCAAAGAAGCGGCAGAAGCTCTCTTCGGCGGCTCCGGCGCTTTGGATAACGCTCCTACTGTTACGATTGCCCAAGCGCAGCTCGGCGGAAAGATCATCGACATCATGGCCGAAGGGGGCATTGTTGCTTCTAAGAGCGAGGGACGCCGTCTGGTGCAGCAGGGAGGTCTGCTCCTAGGCGAGGCTAAGGTAACGGATTTAGACACCGTGTTGACGGCACAGGACTTCACTGATGGCAGCGTGCTGTTGCGCAAAGGTAAGAAAAGCTATTTCCGCTTGGTCCTGGAGTAA
- a CDS encoding ATP-binding protein: MNILAAISRLSIRSRIQMYSVVLLVLLASLMSGIIWEVSNDLLHKQLESLGQETAFHVASKSAVMIMAEDYYSLGEEVRQSAQTSHYIRYIFITDTSGRILAHTFDGGVPSALIERARQTQPSESPQSRQLTSNEGRLLEMTAPIDQGSLGSVHVGLSTSAARQYLAGKLAEAVLLTVLVCFIAALASGRIAKAITAPLERLAVVADKIAAGQWQKQASCGGAPEVERLTTAFNAMTGTLTRNLDERERLLRELQQKESVRAHLMERLLRAQEDERRRISRELHDETGQALASLMVTMRMLAEETDDPTYREVLLRSRNIAEGVLLGIRELAVELRPPVLDDIGLIAALRRHLERLCTPLSLQWTLESEQEEWDLRSDVAVALYRIVQEGVTNVIRHAQATSLHLNFHQEKGWLCIELTDNGRGVSENRLTATGRLGIQGMRERVELLGGRFILSPAADQGTLLRVEIPLRSSAD; this comes from the coding sequence ATGAACATCCTAGCGGCCATAAGCCGCCTCTCCATCCGCAGCCGCATTCAAATGTATAGCGTGGTCCTCTTAGTGCTGCTGGCTTCGCTCATGAGCGGCATTATATGGGAAGTCAGCAACGATTTACTGCACAAACAATTAGAAAGTTTGGGACAAGAAACCGCTTTTCATGTAGCTTCCAAAAGCGCTGTTATGATCATGGCAGAGGATTATTACAGCCTGGGCGAAGAAGTGCGCCAAAGCGCGCAAACCAGCCACTATATTCGCTATATCTTTATTACCGACACCTCCGGGCGCATCTTGGCCCATACCTTTGACGGCGGCGTACCCTCGGCGCTGATCGAACGGGCCCGCCAAACCCAGCCTTCCGAATCGCCCCAAAGCCGCCAGCTTACAAGCAACGAGGGCCGCCTGCTGGAAATGACAGCTCCTATCGACCAAGGGTCGTTAGGCAGCGTTCATGTCGGCCTTTCCACTTCCGCCGCCAGACAATACCTTGCAGGCAAGCTGGCCGAAGCGGTGTTGCTGACCGTCCTAGTCTGCTTTATAGCCGCCCTGGCCAGCGGCCGCATCGCCAAAGCCATTACCGCGCCCTTGGAGCGGCTTGCGGTTGTCGCCGACAAGATTGCCGCCGGACAATGGCAAAAGCAGGCCTCCTGCGGCGGCGCGCCGGAGGTAGAGCGCCTCACCACCGCCTTTAACGCCATGACCGGCACCTTGACCCGCAACCTGGATGAACGAGAACGTCTGCTGCGGGAGCTGCAGCAAAAAGAATCCGTGCGAGCACATCTCATGGAACGCCTGCTACGCGCCCAAGAAGACGAACGTCGGCGCATTTCCAGAGAACTCCATGACGAAACAGGCCAAGCTTTAGCTTCCTTGATGGTAACTATGCGCATGCTGGCCGAAGAAACCGACGACCCTACGTACCGAGAAGTGCTGCTACGCTCCCGCAACATTGCCGAAGGCGTGCTGCTAGGAATCCGCGAGCTGGCGGTCGAGCTGCGCCCGCCGGTCCTCGACGACATTGGCCTCATTGCCGCCTTACGACGGCACCTAGAACGTCTTTGCACGCCTCTGTCGCTGCAGTGGACGTTGGAAAGCGAACAAGAAGAATGGGACCTGCGCTCCGATGTAGCCGTAGCGCTCTACCGTATTGTTCAAGAAGGCGTTACCAATGTCATCCGGCACGCCCAGGCCACCTCATTGCACCTAAACTTCCATCAGGAAAAAGGCTGGTTATGTATCGAATTGACCGACAATGGCCGAGGCGTAAGCGAAAACCGCCTTACCGCAACAGGCCGCTTAGGCATCCAAGGCATGCGCGAGCGAGTGGAACTTTTAGGGGGACGCTTTATCTTATCTCCCGCCGCAGACCAAGGCACGCTCTTGCGCGTTGAAATTCCGTTAAGGTCAAGCGCTGATTGA
- a CDS encoding adenylosuccinate synthase yields MSAIIVIGSQWGDEGKGKVVDYLAEQANVVVRYSGGNNAGHTVVVNDEAYKLQLLPSGILYKGKTCVLGNGVVIDPEAILKEINGMKERGIDTSSLRISTRAQVLLPYHRRQDEAEETARGEFKIGTTKRGIGPCYMDKVARCGIRIVDLMDAEEFAAKLKHNVAAKNELLVKLYGAEPFEYEPMLEQYLAFAEQLRPYVADTTYLLNDALDKGEKVLFEGAQATLLDLDHGTYPYVTSSNPIAGGACTGAGVGPGKIDKVVGVVKAYTTRVGEGPFPTELHCEMGDTIRNAGHEFGTVTGRPRRCGWLDACIVKYAGQVSGLDALAITRLDILDGLDSIKLCVGYRYNGELIKEYPASLKVLSKVEPVYEEFAGWKTDTTKVRRYEDLPVAARTYLERLSEAAGVRIGIVSVGPNREQTIIMEEMF; encoded by the coding sequence ATGTCAGCAATCATTGTTATTGGCAGTCAATGGGGCGATGAAGGAAAAGGGAAAGTAGTCGATTACCTGGCGGAACAGGCTAACGTGGTTGTTCGTTACTCCGGCGGCAACAATGCTGGACATACTGTAGTGGTAAACGATGAGGCTTATAAGCTGCAACTACTGCCTTCCGGCATCCTTTATAAAGGGAAGACCTGCGTTTTGGGTAACGGTGTTGTTATTGATCCAGAAGCTATTTTAAAAGAAATAAACGGCATGAAAGAGCGGGGCATTGATACTTCAAGTCTGCGTATTTCTACGCGGGCACAAGTGCTGCTGCCTTATCATCGTCGGCAAGACGAAGCAGAAGAAACGGCTCGCGGCGAGTTTAAAATCGGTACGACCAAGCGCGGTATCGGACCCTGCTATATGGATAAAGTAGCTCGCTGTGGTATCCGCATTGTAGATTTGATGGATGCAGAAGAATTTGCAGCCAAACTGAAACATAATGTAGCAGCTAAAAATGAACTATTGGTGAAGCTCTATGGAGCAGAGCCTTTTGAATATGAGCCCATGTTGGAGCAATACTTGGCCTTTGCTGAACAGTTGCGGCCTTATGTAGCTGATACGACATATCTTCTCAACGACGCCTTGGACAAAGGCGAAAAAGTGCTCTTCGAAGGTGCGCAGGCAACCTTGTTGGATTTGGACCATGGCACCTATCCCTATGTGACCTCGTCCAATCCGATTGCCGGCGGTGCTTGTACTGGGGCTGGCGTAGGTCCTGGCAAGATCGACAAAGTAGTTGGCGTAGTGAAAGCCTATACCACTCGCGTCGGCGAAGGCCCGTTCCCAACCGAATTGCATTGTGAAATGGGCGACACCATTCGCAATGCTGGCCATGAATTTGGCACGGTTACTGGTCGGCCGCGCCGCTGTGGCTGGCTGGATGCTTGTATTGTTAAGTATGCCGGTCAGGTGAGCGGTTTAGATGCACTGGCCATCACCCGCTTGGATATTTTGGATGGTTTGGACAGCATCAAGCTGTGTGTTGGCTATCGTTATAACGGTGAGCTTATTAAAGAATATCCGGCTAGCTTGAAGGTATTGTCCAAGGTGGAGCCGGTTTACGAAGAATTTGCCGGTTGGAAGACGGACACTACCAAAGTGCGCCGCTACGAAGATTTGCCGGTGGCTGCCAGAACCTATTTGGAACGTCTCAGTGAAGCGGCTGGCGTTCGTATTGGTATCGTTTCGGTCGGTCCTAATCGCGAACAAACCATCATTATGGAAGAAATGTTTTAA
- the dnaB gene encoding replicative DNA helicase, protein MIERVPPQNIEAEQAVLGAMLIEKEAIARVTELLKGGDFYREAHRLIFEAMLNLYNRNEAVDMITVIELLKREDNLEKVGGIAYVTSLANSVPTAANVHYHAKIVEEKALLRQLIQTSTKIAALGYEGSEEVSQIVDQAEKMILEVSNRRIGGDFTPIKSIVLDAFGKIEQLYESRGGITGLATGFKDLDRLTSGLQKSDLILVAARPSMGKTAFTLNIASNVAIREKKAVAFFSLEMSKEQLVQRMLCAEASIDSQKLRIGELEDDDWTKLINAADRLSGAPIFIDDTAGISVLEMRSKARRLKVEHDLSLIIIDYLQLMQGNGGKGGENRQQEISEISRSLKGLARELGVPVVALSQLSRSVESRQVKKPMLSDLRESGSLEQDADIVAFLYREDYYNPDTENKNITEVIIAKHRNGPVDSIQLFFHKQFTRFADLTRMPE, encoded by the coding sequence TTGATTGAACGTGTTCCCCCGCAGAATATAGAGGCGGAGCAAGCCGTCCTTGGGGCGATGCTAATAGAAAAAGAAGCGATCGCCAGGGTGACGGAACTTTTAAAGGGCGGCGACTTTTATCGTGAGGCGCATCGGCTGATTTTTGAGGCGATGCTGAATTTGTACAATCGCAATGAAGCAGTGGATATGATTACGGTCATTGAGCTGCTGAAGCGAGAAGACAATCTGGAAAAAGTGGGCGGCATTGCTTACGTGACCTCGCTGGCAAACAGCGTGCCTACGGCGGCGAATGTACATTATCATGCTAAGATTGTGGAGGAAAAGGCACTTTTGCGCCAGCTCATCCAGACATCGACGAAAATTGCCGCTTTGGGCTATGAGGGCAGTGAAGAGGTATCACAAATTGTCGATCAGGCGGAGAAGATGATTTTGGAGGTATCCAACCGCCGCATCGGCGGCGATTTTACGCCTATTAAAAGCATCGTCTTGGACGCTTTTGGCAAGATTGAGCAGCTCTATGAATCCCGTGGCGGTATTACCGGTTTGGCTACCGGCTTTAAGGACCTGGACCGTTTGACGTCTGGCCTGCAAAAATCCGATTTGATTCTTGTGGCGGCCCGACCTAGTATGGGTAAAACGGCGTTTACCTTGAATATTGCTTCTAATGTAGCTATTCGGGAAAAAAAAGCGGTAGCGTTTTTTTCGCTGGAAATGTCCAAGGAGCAGTTAGTGCAGCGTATGCTTTGCGCGGAAGCGTCCATTGATTCGCAAAAGCTGCGTATTGGCGAGCTGGAGGATGACGATTGGACGAAGCTGATTAATGCGGCGGATCGGCTTTCGGGAGCTCCTATTTTCATTGATGATACAGCTGGCATTTCAGTGTTGGAAATGCGCTCCAAGGCGCGACGACTCAAGGTGGAACATGATTTGTCGCTTATCATCATCGACTATTTGCAGCTGATGCAGGGTAATGGCGGCAAAGGCGGCGAAAATCGTCAACAAGAAATTTCCGAGATTTCCCGCTCTTTGAAAGGGTTGGCTCGTGAATTGGGAGTTCCGGTCGTCGCGTTATCGCAGCTTAGTCGCAGCGTGGAGTCACGGCAGGTGAAAAAGCCTATGCTCAGCGATTTGCGCGAATCCGGTTCGTTGGAGCAGGATGCGGACATTGTGGCGTTTCTCTATCGTGAAGACTACTATAATCCAGATACGGAGAACAAAAACATTACCGAGGTCATCATCGCCAAGCACCGCAACGGTCCGGTGGACAGCATACAGCTCTTCTTCCACAAGCAGTTTACACGCTTTGCGGATTTGACGCGTATGCCTGAATAA